In one Coccinella septempunctata chromosome 6, icCocSept1.1, whole genome shotgun sequence genomic region, the following are encoded:
- the LOC123315374 gene encoding putative peptidyl-tRNA hydrolase PTRHD1, whose protein sequence is MSVILQYVIVRKDLLLKEHNWPVGAVIAQACHAVTAVTHLFHDDEHTKKYLEDLDNMHKVVLEIPNEKEIISLHEVLEKNNIKHKLWIEQPENIPTCLVLKPYPKDEVKAYFKDLKLFKNP, encoded by the coding sequence ATGAGTGTGATTCTTCAGTATGTTATTGTTCGAAAAGACTTATTGCTCAAAGAACACAACTGGCCGGTAGGTGCTGTTATTGCACAAGCATGCCATGCAGTTACTGCTGTAACCCATCTTTTTCACGATGATGAACACACTAAAAAGTATTTAGAAGATCTAGATAATATGCATAAAGTGGTTCTTGAAATACCAAATGAGAAAGAAATCATATCTCTCCATGAAGttctcgaaaaaaataatataaagcaCAAGTTGTGGATAGAACAACCAGAAAACATACCGACCTGCTTGGTTCTTAAACCTTATCCTAAAGATGAAGTTAAAGCATATTTCAAagatttgaaattattcaaaaacccCTGA
- the LOC123315294 gene encoding T-complex protein 1 subunit beta has protein sequence MVSLNPVRVLKHEAEEERAELARLSSFVGAIAIGDLVKSTLGPKGMDKILVSSGRNAGEVVVTNDGATILKSVGVDNPAAKILVNMSKVQDDEVGDGTTSVTVLAAELLREAEKLIEQKIHPQTIIAGWRKATDIARKALLDCSVDHSLDSEQFREDLMNIARTTLSSKILAQHKEHFASLAVSAVLRLKGSGNLGAIQLIKKSGGTLEDSFLDEGFLLDKKPGVHQPKRVENARILIANTPMDTDKIKVFGSHIKVDSMAKISELELAEKEKMKDKVNKILKHNVNVFINRQLIYNYPEQLFADAGVMAIEHADFDGIERLALVTGGEIVSTFDHPELVKLGTCSLIEQVMIGEDILLRFSGVPKGEACSIVIRGATQQIIDEADRSLHDALCVLTATVKESRIVYGGGCSEVLMACAINKEAINVPGKEAVAMEAFARALLQLPTIIADNGGYDSSQLVSELRAAHNKGESSMGLDMLRGEIGDMKALGITESFVVKRQVLLSAAEAAEVILRVDNIIKAAPRRRVEDRGHC, from the exons ATG GTGTCACTTAACCCAGTAAGAGTATTAAAACATGAGGCTGAGGAAGAGCGTGCCGAATTGGCACGTCTTTCCAGTTTTGTAGGAGCCATAGCTATAGGAGATTTAGTCAAAAGTACGCTAGGCCCAAAAGGAATGGACAAAATATTAGTGTCCAGCGGAAGAAATGCTGGGGAAGTGGTAGTCACAAACGATGGAGCAACTATATTGAAAAGTGTGGGTGTAGACAACCCAGCTGCTAAAATCTTAGTGAATATGTCCAAAGTTCAAGATGACGAAGTTGGTGACGGAACCACATCTGTAACAGTTTTGG CTGCTGAACTTCTCAGGGAAGCGGAGAAACttattgaacaaaaaattcatccaCAGACGATAATTGCAGGATGGAGAAAAGCTACTGATATTGCTCGTAAAGCACTTTTGGATTGTTCAGTAGATCATAGTCTCGATTCTGAGCAATTTCGTGAAGACTTAATGAACATAGCGCGTACTACATTGAGTTCCAAAATTTTAGCTCAACATAAAGAACATTTTGCCAGTCTTGCTGTCAGTGCAGTTCTCCGTCTCAAAG GTTCTGGTAATTTGGGAGCGATTCAACTGATAAAAAAGAGTGGCGGAACCCTGGAAGATTCCTTCTTGGACGAAGGTTTTCTATTAGATAAGAAACCCGGAGTGCATCAACCGAAGCGAGTGGAGAATGCCAGAATTCTTATCGCCAACACCCCCATGGACACTGATAAGATCAAAGTGTTTGGTTCCCACATCAAAGTAGATTCTATGGCTAAAATTTCAGAACTCGAATTGGCTGAGAAGGAAAAGATGAAGGACAAAGTGAACAAGATCCTGAAGCATAATGTCAATGTCTTCATCAACAGGCAACTGATCTATAATTATCCTGAGCAGTTATTCGCAGATGCAGGAGTTATGGCTATTGAACATGCCGATTTTGATGGTATTGAGAGGCTGGCATTAGTAACAg gtGGAGAAATTGTTTCTACATTCGATCATCCAGAACTAGTCAAATTGGGGACATGCAGTCTTATCGAGCAGGTCATGATCGGAGAAGATATCTTGTTGCGATTCAGCGGAGTCCCCAAAGGCGAAGCTTGCTCCATCGTAATTCGCGGGGCAACCCAGCAAATTATCGATGAGGCTGACAGGTCTCTACATGATGCCCTGTGTGTACTTACAGCGACGGTGAAGGAATCCAGGATAGTGTACGGAGGAGGTTGCAGCGAAGTACTGATGGCTTGTGCCATCAACAAAGAAGCCATAAATGTGCCTGGAAAAGAGGCTGTGGCAATGGAGGCCTTCGCGAGGGCGCTCCTCCAACTGCCCACCATCATAGCAGATAACGGAGGTTACGATTCGTCCCAGTTGGTCAGCGAGTTGAGAGCAGCTCATAACAAGGGAGAAAGTAGCATGGGTTTGGATATGCTGAGAGGAGAAATTGGAGATATGAAGGCCTTAGGTATTACTGAATCTTTCGTGGTTAAACGGCAGGTTTTGTTGTCGGCTGCTGAAGCAGCAGAAGTGATTCTTAGGGTGGACAATATCATAAAAGCGGCCCCTAGGAGACGTGTTGAAGATAGGGGACATTGCTGA
- the LOC123315295 gene encoding glutaredoxin-3, which yields MPSLLKALAEFKEAISNENLTVVHFSEEWAEQCKQIDDLLDLLSKQDEYSSIKFFKILSTDMPEAALQYKVTAVPTVLLFRNDQLVDSIQGVDPKTITQKIMKYKDCGSLEERLKSLINHSKVMLFMKGSKIQPRCGFSRQIVEILEGLGANYETFDILTDEEVRQGLKTYSDWPTYPQLYINGELVGGLDIVREMNSSGELKKMLSA from the exons ATGCCGTCTTTATTGAAAGCCTTAGCCGAATTCAAAGAAGCCATAAG TAATGAAAATCTGACAGTTGTGCATTTTTCTGAGGAATGGGCTGAACAATGTAAGCAGATAGACGATCTTTTAGATCTGCTCTCTAAACAAGATGAATATTCAAGCataaaattcttcaaaatcCTATCCACTGATATGCCAGAAGCTGCCCTGCAGTATAAAGTAACTGCCGTTCCTACTGTTCTTCTCTTCCGTAATGATCAATTGGTTGATAGTATACAAGGGGTGGATCCCAAAACTATCACTCAGAAGATCATGAAATATAAAGACTGCGGATCTTTGGAAGAAAGACTGAAAAGTTTGATAAATCATTCTAAGGTGATGCTTTTCATGAAAGGCTCCAAAATTCAGCCGAGATGCGGATTCAGTAGACAAATAGTTGAAATTTTGGAGGGCCTGGG AGCAAATTATGAAACCTTCGATATCTTAACCGATGAAGAAGTTAGACAAGGACTCAAAACTTATTCTGACTGGCCAACCTATCCACAATTATATATAAATGGAGAATTGGTTGGTGGATTAGATATTGTGAGGGAAATGAATAGTAGTGGAGAGTTGAAGAAAATGTTGAGTGcttaa
- the LOC123315550 gene encoding rootletin-like: MKSSDTLTKAKSVIFENTKMIKNQELQIEALNQQVESLRDVVKITKELLEIRNLEVDQLESKIHCMEERHKAEKERQDLMHKRLEQMIRHNGDLKREYETQLCLFKALRDRYDERELAKGVVDSLKSDIKVEKDKNIQQKQPSTPANQEANNIETEKKEGPKENQQDSTNKNETLSDNQVQDKEQVIDDKIVVDKASESKDDAVDEKSANSLDNHSGDSHEKQDIQIKMEMKDNHPEPNTLKQ, from the coding sequence ATGAAGTCTTCGGACACGCTAACTAAAGCAAAGAGCGTAATttttgaaaacacaaaaatgatAAAGAACCAAGAACTTCAGATTGAAGCATTGAATCAGCAGGTTGAGTCCTTGAGGGATGTTGTGAAAATAACGAAAGAATTGCTTGAGATCCGAAATTTGGAAGTGGATCAATTGGAATCCAAGATTCACTGTATGGAAGAAAGACATAAAGCCGAAAAAGAAAGGCAAGATTTGATGCATAAAAGATTGGAACAGATGATCAGACACAATGGGGATTTGAAAAGAGAGTATGAAACTCAACTCTGCTTGTTTAAAGCTTTAAGAGATAGATACGATGAGAGAGAATTGGCTAAAGGAGTTGTAGATTCCCTGAAATCAGATATAAAGGTTGAAAAagataaaaatattcaacagaaGCAACCCTCCACGCCAGCAAACCAGGAAGCAAAtaatattgaaactgaaaaaaaggagGGACCAAAAGAAAATCAGCAAGATTCCaccaataaaaatgaaacactttCTGACAATCAAGTTCAGGACAAAGAACAAGTTATAGATGATAAAATTGTTGTCGACAAGGCAAGTGAAAGCAAAGATGATGCTGTAGACGAAAAATCTGCAAATTCACTAGACAATCATTCTGGAGATTCCCACGAGAAGCAAGACATTCAGATTAAAATGGAAATGAAAGATAACCATCCAGAACCGAATACTTTGAAGCAAtag
- the LOC123315551 gene encoding mitochondrial import inner membrane translocase subunit Tim17-B: MEEYTREPCPWRIVDDCGGAFSMGLIGGGVFQSIKGFRNAPSGINRRLIGSLTAIKQRSPIIAGNFAVWGGMFSTIDCALITIRKKEDPWNSIISGAATGGILAARSGLPAMAGSAFIGGVLLALIEGVGILFTRLSAEQFQPQAPILEDPSVLGISEQERM, from the exons ATGGAGGAATATACAAGAGAACCTTGTCCATGGAGGATAGTTGATGATTGCGGCGGTGCTTTCTCAATGGGATTAATTGGAGGCGGAGTTTTTCAGAGTATAAAAGGTTTCAGAAATGCTCCCTCTGGTATCAACAGAAGACTC ATTGGTAGTTTAACAGCCATCAAGCAAAGATCCCCAATCATAGCAGGAAACTTTGCTGTTTGGGGTGGTATGTTTTCAACTATAGATTGTGCGCTAATCACTatcagaaagaaagaagatCCGTGGAATTCAATCATAAGTGGAGCCGCCACAGGAGGAATATTAGCTGCCAGAAGTGGATTACCAGCAATGGCTGGAAGTGCATTCATTG ggGGTGTTCTCTTAGCGCTTATCGAGGGTGTGGGAATATTATTCACAAGATTATCAGCAGAACAGTTTCAACCACAGGCACCTATACTGGAAGATCCCTCAGTGTTGGGAATTAGTGAACAAGAAAGAATGTAG
- the LOC123315528 gene encoding protein inscuteable homolog translates to MSEFKRSPSKVWWGNDTDLDRINASSSPGSQDSGFSDSEIHNQSNRKSTPKGTLAQRIPKEIFKELSSAKNGLNLSSNYKEKTTPTKSSPILSKPKQKEPSHSDPIRKNRFVKHSPKVSRSLFTRKTYSNELVTNQYSDSDTDYTKHSLTTDSSNDDSNCSSLCDTSLSEECEVLEVKSLQEAASEREFCLEGFLNKSAPPLLGGYSDDEGVTAFNESYSDSECEKELEDLFDDLDSPKHTSTPKACAGMERVKRGGLHMNLLLKFQRERVPPTHIEDSTDDKAVKLWLQENKSKYDTECMISLQSKSIAAELNEKVAYMANSLTAKFREMLRLSNHIESEWRTLNSGEDLTSCETEGLVNSIMYFLKTYNRDLYEGVSRKREDFKVTDQSILVKNLNQLYNVWNSLHQDLCTESVKQLLTKLEYPVSEMDLKATVSAITMVALSEERLMEEFIKYDAVPMLLIHCEKCEGSSTRCLILRALSTMCCIAPAVRQFEKFSGIQLITDILEEDSRPEPEHSEAVTLLAQITAPWVEDNYSIRGLPEYTRRLVKSLTKFLKTTKCCQNLLLCIAALANVSAMDAATTIKYIMNENCVSEILKTIQRRNDISVYVLEQVASLIANVSAIEATRSALIDIRAPVALVCFLQVKNVDETIEKRLQQKVMIALSRLCGDQRAAEQIVEVGGVNRLVKLCREKDDRFNSDAVLVAALASLRKIVETCGKEVISSQDSQELVEPKLLDSFLAYSNQNESYV, encoded by the exons ATGAGCGAGTTCAAAAGGAGCCCTAGCAAAGTATGGTGGGGCAACGACACCGATCTTGATCGCATAAACGCGTCTTCCAGTCCAGGCAGCCAGGATTCTGGCTTCTCCGACAGCGAGATACACAACCAGAGCAACCGTAAAAGCACACCTAAAGGCACCCTAGCCCAAAGGATACCGAAGGAAATATTCAAAGAGTTATCCAGCGCCAAAAACGGCCTCAACCTATCGAGCAACTACAAGGAAAAAACCACCCCAACCAAATCCTCCCCAATATTATCCAAACCCAAACAGAAAGAACCCAGCCATTCCGACCCCATCAGAAAAAACCGCTTCGTCAAACATTCTCCCAAAGTGAGCAGAAGCCTTTTCACACGTAAGACTTATTCAAACGAACTGGTGACTAATCAGTATTCAGACAGCGACACCGACTACACAAAACATTCTTTAACCACCGATTCCAGCAATGACGATAGTAATTGTTCGTCATTGTGCGATACTTCTCTATCGGAGGAGTGCGAGGTTCTCGAAGTCAAATCCTTGCAGGAAGCTGCTTCGGAGAGGGAGTTCTGCCTCGAGGGTTTCCTGAACAAGAGCGCTCCTCCCTTGCTGGGGGGTTACAGTGACGATGAGGGGGTGACAGCATTCAACGAGAGTTACAGTGACAGCGAGTGCGAGAAGGAACTGGAGGATTTGTTCGATGATTTGGATTCCCCAAAGCACACCTCAACTCCAAAGGCCTGCGCTGGAATGGAGAGGGTGAAGAGGGGTGGTCTGCACATGAACCTGCTGCTGAAGTTCCAAAGGGAAAG agtgcCTCCAACTCATATCGAAGATTCAACAGACGACAAAGCCGTTAAATTATGGTTACAGGAGAACAAGTCTAAATACGACACAGAATGTATGATAAGTCTTCAGAGCAAGTCCATAGCAGCAGAACTCAACGAAAAAGTAGCCTACATGGCTAATTCCCTAACCGCCAAGTTCAGGGAGATGCTGAGGCTATCCAACCATATTGAATCAGAATGGAGGACACTGAACAG TGGTGAAGATCTGACGAGTTGCGAAACAGAAGGCCTGGTCAACAGCATCATGTACTTCCTGAAGACCTACAACAGAGACCTCTACGAGGGTGTCTCAAGGAAAAGGGAAGATTTCAAAGTTACGGACCAGTCGATACTCGTGAAAAACCTCAACCAATTGTACAACGTTTGGAATTCTCTACACCAAGACTTATGCACCGAATCAGTGAAGCAATTGCTGACGAAACTGGAGTACCCGGTGTCTGAGATGGATTTAAAAGCGACCGTCAGCGCAATAACGATGGTAGCATTGAGCGAAGAACGATTGATGGAAGAATTCATCAAGTACGACGCTGTACCAATGCTGCTGATCCACTGCGAGAAATGTGAGGGATCTTCCACCAGATGTCTGATTTTACGCGCCCTATCTACCATGTGCTGCATAGCCCCTGCTGTGAGACAGTTCGAGAAATTCTCCGGGATACAGCTGATAACAGATATCTTAGAAGAAGATTCCAGACCAGAGCCAGAACATTCAGAAGCTGTGACTCTCTTAGCGCAAATAACAGCGCCTTGGGTAGAAGACAATTACAGTATCAGAGGCCTGCCTGAATACACCAGAAGATTGGTCAAATCCTTAACCAAATTCTTAAAGACCACCAAATGCTGCCAAAACCTTCTTCTGTGCATAGCTGCCTTGGCCAATGTCAGCGCCATGGACGCTGCAACCACCATCAAGTACATAATGAACGAAAACTGTGTCAGTGAGATTCTGAAGACAATACAAAGACGCAACGACATATCCGTGTATGTCTTGGAACAAGTGGCTTCTTTGATAGCCAACGTTTCAGCCATTGAAGCGACAAGAAGCGCTCTTATCGATATAAGGGCTCCGGTGGCTCTCGTGTGTTTTTTACAAGTGAAAAACGTGGATGAGACAATCGAGAAAAGACTGCAGCAGAAGGTGATGATCGCTTTGTCTAGACTGTGCGGGGATCAAAGGGCAGCAGAACAAATCGTTGAGGTGGGTGGCGTGAACAGATTGGTGAAATTGTGTAGGGAGAAAGATGATAGGTTCAACAGTGACGCAGTTTTGGTTGCAGCCTTG GCCTCACTTCGAAAGATAGTGGAAACATGCGGCAAAGAAGTCATAAGCAGCCAAGATTCTCAAGAACTAGTCGAACCCAAGTTGCTGGACTCCTTCCTGGCCTATTCCAATCAGAATGAAAGCTATGTCTGA